From a single Hallerella porci genomic region:
- a CDS encoding glycosyltransferase has translation MIIGLVIDTYDALNNGTTASARRFVENLRKEGHTVRVLTAGAPGKDKFILPKWNIPIVSHFADPQGITFAKIDAKVIREFLTGLDVVHFYLPFPLARAVEKMAREMQIPCLAAFHVQAENITYNIGLGKVSLAAKFFYRFLYHYFYKRFNDIHCPTEFIAGELRDNGYKANLHVISNGVDAAFTPGEMIPHENIRVLMIGRLSPEKRQDLIIAAAKKSKYADKIQLVFAGQGPLLEKYKKLSRDLPREPIFGFYSTEELLKIIRSTDIYVHASDAEIEAIACMEAFACGLVPIIANAKKSATVHFALDERSLFKPGDADDLAQKIDYWIEHPEEKALMSKRFIDQGNQYRVKESVKKIEEVYKNLKPGRPQ, from the coding sequence ATGATTATCGGCTTAGTCATCGACACTTATGATGCTTTAAATAACGGAACCACCGCATCCGCGCGCCGTTTCGTTGAAAATCTTCGCAAAGAAGGTCACACCGTCCGCGTTCTCACCGCAGGCGCTCCGGGAAAAGACAAATTTATTCTGCCCAAATGGAATATTCCCATCGTTTCGCATTTTGCCGATCCGCAGGGAATTACCTTTGCTAAAATCGATGCAAAAGTAATCCGCGAATTTTTAACGGGATTGGACGTCGTTCATTTTTATTTGCCATTTCCGCTTGCGCGCGCCGTCGAAAAAATGGCTCGCGAAATGCAGATTCCTTGCCTTGCAGCATTTCATGTCCAAGCCGAAAATATCACGTACAACATCGGACTCGGAAAAGTTTCTCTCGCTGCAAAATTCTTTTACCGTTTTCTTTATCACTATTTTTATAAACGCTTTAACGACATTCATTGCCCCACAGAATTTATCGCCGGCGAATTACGCGATAACGGTTACAAAGCAAATTTACATGTGATTAGCAACGGCGTCGATGCAGCATTTACTCCAGGCGAAATGATTCCACACGAAAATATTCGCGTTCTAATGATCGGAAGACTTTCTCCCGAAAAGCGTCAAGATTTAATTATCGCCGCCGCAAAGAAATCAAAATATGCGGATAAAATTCAACTCGTTTTTGCGGGACAAGGTCCGCTTCTCGAAAAATACAAGAAGCTTTCTCGTGATCTTCCGCGCGAACCGATTTTTGGATTTTACTCCACAGAAGAACTTTTAAAAATTATCCGCAGCACCGATATTTATGTGCACGCATCCGATGCCGAAATCGAAGCCATCGCTTGCATGGAAGCATTCGCCTGCGGGCTCGTTCCGATTATCGCCAACGCAAAGAAAAGTGCGACAGTTCATTTTGCACTCGATGAGCGTTCGCTTTTTAAGCCGGGCGACGCTGACGATCTCGCCCAGAAAATTGATTATTGGATTGAACATCCCGAAGAAAAAGCTTTGATGAGCAAGCGTTTCATCGATCAAGGAAATCAATATCGGGTGAAAGAATCCGTCAAAAAAATCGAAGAAGTTTACAAAAATTTAAAACCGGGACGTCCGCAGTGA
- a CDS encoding glycoside hydrolase family 9 protein — MFFKFGVKQYIPAVVSAFFFASSAYAATAYINQIGYRTSDQKEFTIEGASGAVEIVDAANQTVLTVTPSMATQWSPSGQSVQLADFSELKTPGIYSIKVGGEILRSDLKIADKIFEEVTKASLKWYYYQRASMTLDEAYAGKWKRAAGHTNPTATLHNSTGSSGSLATSKGWYDAGDYGRYIVNSGITTYTLISLYEHFPEYFNTLKWNIPAEGALPDLLAEIKYNLDWMLTMQAPDGGVYHKLTTLGFPGDVMPAKDKDLLYVIGKGTAATFDFAGVMAAAYRIYKNFDATFANQCLEAAKKAYTWGIANPNVAFSNPSDVSTGEYGDSGLEDEKLFAGTELFISTGEASYKQTVNEGSVPGWGNVTGLAVYGIATHAKEMGSDAANALTILKKTADEFAERANTGFGVVMSDYDFVWGSNSVAANQGVWLLYTYYLTGEKKYYNAACKVLDYLLGKNPLNMSFLTGFGSTSPMMPHHRPSTADGVKEPVPGMLVGGPQPGGEDIGSQSWECRDYRTGYPATSYTDNRCSYASNEVAINWNAPLAYLAGALEAINSGYKPSFASSEMSTALKPIFAKKTERNAIRLRFAEQTVFVEKNGKRFDLKGMRLK, encoded by the coding sequence ATGTTTTTCAAATTCGGCGTGAAACAGTATATTCCCGCAGTGGTTTCCGCATTTTTCTTTGCCTCTTCGGCGTATGCAGCGACTGCTTACATTAACCAAATCGGTTATCGCACAAGCGACCAGAAAGAATTTACAATCGAAGGCGCTTCGGGCGCAGTGGAAATCGTCGATGCGGCAAATCAAACCGTTTTAACGGTAACGCCTTCAATGGCGACGCAATGGAGTCCGTCGGGACAAAGCGTGCAACTGGCGGATTTTTCGGAATTGAAAACGCCCGGAATTTATTCGATTAAAGTCGGCGGCGAAATTTTACGGAGCGATTTGAAAATCGCGGATAAAATATTTGAAGAAGTGACGAAAGCTTCTTTGAAGTGGTATTATTATCAGCGGGCTTCGATGACTCTTGATGAAGCGTATGCGGGAAAGTGGAAACGCGCTGCGGGACATACAAATCCGACGGCAACATTGCACAATTCTACGGGCTCTTCGGGAAGTCTTGCGACATCGAAAGGTTGGTACGACGCGGGCGATTATGGGCGTTACATTGTCAACTCGGGCATTACCACTTACACGCTCATTTCTTTGTATGAACATTTCCCCGAATACTTTAACACGTTGAAATGGAATATTCCCGCAGAAGGCGCGCTCCCCGATTTGCTCGCAGAAATTAAATACAATTTGGATTGGATGCTAACGATGCAAGCGCCGGATGGCGGCGTTTATCACAAATTGACAACTCTTGGATTCCCGGGCGATGTGATGCCTGCGAAAGATAAAGACCTGCTTTATGTCATCGGAAAAGGAACAGCGGCGACATTTGATTTTGCGGGAGTCATGGCGGCAGCTTACCGCATTTACAAAAATTTCGACGCGACTTTTGCAAATCAATGTTTAGAAGCGGCGAAAAAAGCTTACACTTGGGGAATTGCAAATCCGAATGTGGCATTTTCAAATCCGAGTGATGTGTCTACGGGCGAATATGGCGATAGCGGATTAGAAGATGAAAAATTATTTGCAGGAACAGAATTGTTTATTTCAACTGGCGAAGCTTCGTATAAGCAGACAGTAAACGAAGGAAGTGTTCCAGGCTGGGGAAATGTAACGGGACTTGCTGTTTACGGAATTGCAACGCATGCCAAAGAAATGGGAAGCGATGCAGCAAATGCGCTTACCATTCTCAAGAAAACGGCGGACGAATTTGCAGAGCGCGCCAATACAGGCTTTGGCGTAGTGATGTCGGATTATGATTTTGTTTGGGGTTCCAATTCTGTCGCGGCGAATCAAGGTGTGTGGCTTTTATACACGTATTATTTGACGGGCGAAAAGAAATATTACAATGCGGCGTGTAAAGTTCTCGATTATTTGCTCGGAAAAAATCCGCTGAATATGTCGTTCTTAACCGGATTCGGTTCGACGTCACCGATGATGCCGCATCATCGCCCGAGTACAGCAGACGGCGTGAAAGAACCGGTGCCCGGAATGCTCGTAGGCGGTCCGCAGCCAGGTGGCGAAGACATTGGTTCGCAAAGTTGGGAATGTCGCGATTATCGGACGGGTTATCCTGCTACATCTTATACTGATAACCGTTGCAGCTATGCGTCCAATGAAGTTGCGATTAACTGGAACGCTCCATTAGCATATTTAGCGGGCGCATTGGAAGCGATTAACAGCGGCTATAAACCGTCGTTTGCTTCTTCGGAAATGAGTACTGCCTTGAAACCGATTTTTGCAAAGAAAACGGAAAGAAATGCAATTCGTTTGCGCTTTGCAGAGCAAACAGTTTTTGTAGAAAAGAACGGCAAACGTTTTGATTTAAAAGGAATGCGTTTAAAGTAA
- the lptC gene encoding LPS export ABC transporter periplasmic protein LptC: protein MAHFLLELFGRMKIGKSSWITMAFAGVFLSLGLAACDESEEESPFDEEIVERPMMLFTDTTLLDFYEKERLSWKVKTAYLERWGGSEKIFARPILVDIFDSLGERSAFLRADSGTLDSRMNFVYAYGHVYALTPKGASVRADSLLWNKKDNLVKTESYVRVVSEDGDVLQGKGFVSDAKMENWHILSDVTGIFQDAAKRLKEEDEKQNEEHLEEINPHRPPVGGKH, encoded by the coding sequence ATGGCACATTTTTTGCTGGAACTGTTTGGACGGATGAAAATCGGTAAAAGCTCTTGGATAACGATGGCTTTCGCCGGCGTTTTTTTGAGTTTAGGATTAGCTGCTTGTGATGAATCCGAAGAGGAATCGCCATTTGACGAAGAAATTGTCGAACGCCCGATGATGCTTTTTACAGATACGACTCTTCTCGATTTTTATGAAAAAGAACGCCTTTCTTGGAAAGTGAAAACCGCTTATTTGGAACGTTGGGGCGGTTCTGAAAAAATTTTTGCGCGCCCAATTCTCGTCGATATTTTTGATTCTTTGGGCGAACGCTCAGCATTTTTGCGGGCGGATTCGGGAACTCTTGATAGTCGAATGAATTTCGTTTACGCTTATGGTCATGTTTACGCGCTTACGCCAAAGGGCGCTTCGGTTCGCGCAGATTCTCTTTTGTGGAATAAAAAAGATAACTTGGTCAAAACAGAAAGTTATGTCCGCGTGGTGAGCGAAGACGGTGATGTTCTTCAAGGAAAAGGATTTGTGAGCGATGCTAAAATGGAAAATTGGCATATTCTTTCGGATGTGACGGGAATTTTCCAAGACGCCGCAAAACGCCTCAAAGAAGAAGACGAAAAGCAAAACGAAGAACATTTAGAAGAAATCAATCCGCATCGTCCCCCAGTCGGAGGAAAACATTGA